ataTAAGTGAAATAGAAAAGGTGATTAGAAAACTTAATTTGTGAATAATaaacaattttttctttaaataatccaatccaaacaaacttgTATAAAATGGTACAATATTCAGAaggtccaaaatacccttaggATGTTGGTGAAATTACAGGAGAGAAGCCGCTGGCGCGTGCAGACGAGAGAGACGAGTGAAAGAAACAGCCGACCAAATTCCGTACCTTTATAAGTACTAGGAGGGGATCACCGCGCGATGCGCGGTGGGTGAATGTAGTGATGCCCAGTTGAATAATTAATTTTGTAAAATTAGTTAATTCAAAGAAGAAGTAATGTATTAAGGATCGTGGGGCAGTGGTTGCTTAGTTTAGCTAAGAAGAAGTGGAAACTACCAGTAATGTATTTAATCGATAGGTAAATTACACTGCATGGTTCAGTTAAACTCATTAAGCATCCGAATAAACATTGAATGTGTGATaccaaggaaaatttttttcaacTCCGGTATCATCGAAGATCAAAACTGTAAATATATTTTCAGATTCCAGAACAAAGACAAGAGTTTCGTTGTGCTGCAATTGATGTTGAAGAACGAAATCTCTCCAGTTTTGGTGAAGGCGTTTATGCTTTACACCAATTTGAGCACTTCTGTGTCCAGTGTTGATAAGTAACATGGGAGTCTTGATACCATTGATGAAGTGAACAATAAAACGCGGAATTTTCTATCATCAAGAGGTGCAGATTAGAAGATATGcagaaacaaaaggaaattgCTTGCGAGAAAGTTGAGATGAAAAAGAGAATGCAGGTAAACATAGAATAGCTTACCAAACTGTTTGGAGTTGCCGAGTTAAAGATTTGATAAAAGCACACCGAATCAGATAGATCTTGACAGAAATTTGGCCTCAGCGAGGAAGCAACTTGCTGCTGTCCAGCGGCCATGTGGATATCATCTGTAATTAATGACTGTGTTACATTAAAAATGATATATGATATAGATGAGGATATGAGATAGGTACAGGGGTATCTTGACCTCTTGATGCAATGGCATTCATGTGCAACAGGTCTGGTAGGGGAACGGTCCAAGGCAAaagaacttgtttttgcaaTTCACAAAAGTGAATGACATCAAATATTAGATTCCCGCTATGTTGAAGTAATAGCGTGTCATGCCTTTTAACAATGTTGTGTTCACAAAAAACATCCCATCCTTGTGCGAATCTATGATCCGTAACTATGATAGGCCATTGCCGCAGTCCAAACCTCAAAATAATTCTATTGCAGTGGTGTTGATGAAGTAATGATTCAAACTGAGTAGGTAATACCTTCAAAAAATGAAGTAGGAAAATATCGTCAAAGTATACCATGCTATTTAACTCTAA
Above is a genomic segment from Coffea eugenioides isolate CCC68of chromosome 5, Ceug_1.0, whole genome shotgun sequence containing:
- the LOC113772551 gene encoding uncharacterized protein LOC113772551; translated protein: MNAIASRDDIHMAAGQQQVASSLRPNFCQDLSDSVCFYQIFNSATPNSLKIPRFIVHFINGIKTPMLLINTGHRSAQIGVKHKRLHQNWRDFVLQHQLQHNETLVFVLESENIFTVLIFDDTGVEKNFPWYHTFNVYSDA